A single genomic interval of Streptomyces sp. NBC_00663 harbors:
- a CDS encoding DNA translocase FtsK codes for MASRPSAAKKQPAKKAAAPAKKAAAKKAPAKKAPAKKAAAKKAAPPPKPAPNPTGGIYRLVRAVWLGLAHAVGAVFRGIGNGAKNLDPAHRKDGVALLLLGLALICAAGTWSNLRGPVGDLVEIIVTGAFGRLDLLVPILLAVIAARFIRHPEKPEANGRIVIGLSALVIGVLGQVHIACGAPARSDGMQAIRDAGGLIGWGAATPLTYAMGEVLAVPLLVLLTVFGLLVVTATPVNAIPRRLRELGVRLGVLHDPGADEFDEFSDDERYDEQWREALPARARKRAQTPETYDPEGAEQEALSRRRGRPRRSAVPQPDMDRQMDAVDVAAAAAAALDGAVLHGMPPSPIVADLTQGVSVGDREETTPTPVPASKPVPAARPRQEKLKVEVADLTKPAPEAPSELPPRAEQLQLSGDITYSLPSLDLLERGGPGKTRSAANDAVVASLQNVFMEFKVDAAVTGFTRGPTVTRYEVELGPAVKVERITALTKNIAYAVASPDVRIISPIPGKSAVGIEIPNTDREMVNLGDVLRLAAAAEDDHPMLVALGKDVEGGYVMANLAKMPHVLVAGATGSGKSSCINCLITSIMVRATPEDVRMVLVDPKRVELTAYEGIPHLITPIITNPKRAAEALQWVVREMDLRYDDLAAFGYRHIDDFNQAIRDGKLKTPEGSERELKTYPYLLVIVDELADLMMVAPRDVEDSIVRITQLARAAGIHLVLATQRPSVDVVTGLIKANVPSRLAFATSSLADSRVILDQPGAEKLIGKGDGLFLPMGANKPTRMQGAFVTEDEVAAVVQHCKDQMAPVFRDDVTVGTKQKKEIDEEIGDDLDLLCQAAELVVSTQFGSTSMLQRKLRVGFAKAGRLMDLMESRGIVGPSEGSKARDVLVKADELDGVLAVIRGEA; via the coding sequence ATGGCCTCACGTCCCTCCGCTGCCAAGAAGCAGCCCGCGAAGAAGGCGGCGGCTCCGGCGAAGAAGGCCGCCGCGAAGAAGGCTCCTGCGAAGAAGGCGCCCGCCAAGAAGGCCGCGGCGAAGAAGGCCGCGCCGCCTCCGAAGCCGGCGCCGAACCCGACCGGCGGCATCTACAGGCTGGTACGCGCCGTCTGGCTGGGCCTGGCGCACGCCGTGGGCGCGGTGTTCCGCGGCATAGGGAACGGTGCCAAGAACCTCGACCCGGCGCACCGCAAGGACGGCGTCGCGCTGCTGCTGCTCGGCCTCGCGCTGATCTGCGCGGCCGGCACCTGGTCGAACCTGCGCGGTCCGGTCGGCGACCTCGTGGAGATCATCGTGACCGGCGCCTTCGGGCGCCTCGACCTGCTCGTGCCGATACTGCTCGCGGTCATCGCCGCACGGTTCATCCGGCACCCCGAGAAGCCCGAGGCCAACGGCCGGATCGTCATCGGCCTCTCGGCGCTCGTCATCGGAGTGCTCGGGCAGGTCCACATCGCGTGCGGCGCGCCCGCCCGCAGCGACGGCATGCAGGCCATAAGGGACGCCGGCGGGCTCATCGGCTGGGGTGCGGCGACTCCGCTGACGTACGCCATGGGCGAGGTCCTCGCCGTACCGCTGCTCGTGCTGCTCACCGTCTTCGGGCTGCTCGTCGTCACGGCCACGCCGGTCAACGCCATCCCGCGGCGGCTGCGGGAGCTCGGGGTGCGGCTGGGGGTGCTGCACGATCCGGGGGCGGACGAGTTCGACGAGTTCTCCGACGACGAGCGCTACGACGAGCAGTGGCGTGAGGCGTTGCCCGCACGCGCGCGCAAGCGCGCTCAGACGCCCGAGACGTACGACCCCGAGGGCGCCGAGCAGGAGGCCCTCTCGCGGCGTCGTGGGCGCCCCAGGCGCTCCGCCGTGCCGCAGCCCGACATGGACCGGCAGATGGACGCCGTGGACGTCGCCGCGGCCGCCGCAGCCGCGCTCGACGGCGCCGTGCTGCACGGGATGCCGCCGTCGCCGATCGTCGCCGACCTCACCCAGGGGGTGAGCGTGGGGGACCGGGAGGAGACCACCCCGACGCCGGTCCCGGCCTCCAAGCCCGTGCCGGCTGCGCGGCCCAGGCAGGAGAAGCTGAAGGTCGAGGTCGCCGACCTCACCAAGCCGGCACCCGAGGCCCCGAGCGAGCTGCCGCCGCGCGCCGAGCAGCTCCAGCTGTCGGGCGACATCACCTACTCGCTGCCCTCGCTCGACCTCCTGGAGCGCGGCGGACCCGGCAAGACGCGCAGCGCCGCCAACGACGCGGTCGTCGCCTCGCTCCAGAACGTCTTCATGGAGTTCAAGGTCGACGCGGCCGTCACCGGCTTCACGCGCGGGCCGACGGTCACGCGCTACGAGGTCGAACTCGGCCCCGCCGTGAAGGTGGAGCGGATCACCGCGCTGACCAAGAACATCGCGTACGCCGTCGCCAGTCCCGACGTACGGATCATCTCGCCGATCCCCGGCAAGTCCGCGGTCGGTATCGAGATCCCGAACACCGACCGGGAGATGGTCAACCTCGGTGACGTGCTGCGACTGGCCGCCGCTGCGGAGGACGACCACCCGATGCTGGTAGCGCTCGGCAAGGACGTCGAGGGCGGCTATGTGATGGCCAACCTCGCGAAGATGCCGCACGTGCTCGTCGCCGGAGCCACCGGTTCCGGTAAGTCGTCGTGCATTAACTGCTTGATCACTTCCATCATGGTCCGCGCGACCCCGGAGGACGTGCGGATGGTCCTGGTGGACCCCAAGCGCGTCGAGCTGACGGCGTACGAGGGCATTCCGCACCTGATCACGCCGATCATCACCAACCCGAAGCGGGCCGCCGAGGCGCTCCAGTGGGTCGTACGGGAAATGGACCTGCGCTACGACGACCTGGCGGCGTTCGGGTACCGGCACATCGACGACTTCAACCAGGCGATCCGCGACGGCAAGCTCAAGACGCCCGAGGGCAGCGAGCGGGAACTCAAGACGTACCCGTATCTGCTGGTGATCGTCGACGAGCTCGCCGACCTGATGATGGTCGCGCCGCGTGACGTCGAGGACTCGATCGTGCGCATCACGCAGCTCGCGCGCGCGGCCGGCATCCACCTGGTGCTCGCCACGCAGCGGCCGTCGGTCGACGTCGTCACCGGTCTGATCAAGGCCAACGTGCCCTCGCGGCTCGCCTTCGCCACCTCGTCCCTGGCCGACTCCCGGGTCATCCTCGACCAGCCCGGTGCCGAGAAGCTGATCGGCAAGGGCGACGGGCTGTTTCTGCCGATGGGGGCGAACAAGCCCACCCGTATGCAGGGCGCCTTCGTCACCGAGGACGAGGTCGCGGCCGTCGTCCAGCACTGCAAGGACCAGATGGCGCCGGTCTTCCGGGACGACGTCACCGTGGGCACCAAGCAGAAGAAGGAGATCGACGAGGAGATCGGCGACGACCTGGACCTGCTGTGCCAGGCGGCCGAGCTGGTCGTCTCCACGCAGTTCGGCTCGACGTCCATGCTCCAGCGCAAGCTGCGCGTCGGGTTCGCCAAGGCGGGTCGTCTGATGGACCTGATGGAGTCGCGCGGGATCGTCGGGCCGAGCGAGGGATCCAAGGCACGTGACGTTCTTGTGAAGGCTGATGAGCTGGATGGCGTGCTCGCGGTGATCCGCGGGGAGGCTTAG
- a CDS encoding response regulator, which produces MVQKAKILLVDDRPENLLALEAILSALDQTLVRASSGEEALKALLTDDFAVILLDVQMPGMDGFETAAHIKRRERTRDIPIIFLTAINHGPHHTFRGYAAGAVDYISKPFDPWVLRAKVSVFVELYMKNCQLREQAALLRLQLEGGTGGKAPAAGEAKEPAGLLAELSARLAAVEEQAEALSKQLDDESADAAAVATAAHLERKLTGLRRALDALEPGAGSTSAVPSQN; this is translated from the coding sequence ATGGTGCAGAAGGCCAAGATCCTCCTGGTCGATGACCGGCCGGAGAATCTGCTGGCGCTGGAGGCCATCCTCTCCGCGCTCGATCAGACACTGGTGCGGGCATCGAGCGGGGAGGAAGCGCTCAAAGCGCTGCTCACTGACGATTTCGCGGTCATTCTGCTGGACGTCCAGATGCCGGGCATGGACGGCTTCGAGACCGCCGCGCACATCAAGCGGCGGGAGCGCACCCGGGACATCCCGATCATCTTCCTCACCGCGATCAACCACGGCCCGCACCACACGTTCCGTGGGTACGCGGCCGGCGCGGTCGACTACATCTCCAAGCCGTTCGACCCGTGGGTGTTGCGCGCGAAGGTCTCCGTTTTCGTCGAGCTCTACATGAAGAACTGCCAGCTGCGGGAGCAGGCGGCGCTGCTGCGGCTCCAGTTGGAGGGTGGCACCGGCGGCAAGGCACCGGCGGCCGGCGAGGCGAAGGAGCCGGCGGGGCTGCTCGCCGAGCTGTCGGCGCGGCTCGCGGCGGTCGAGGAGCAGGCCGAGGCGCTGTCCAAGCAGCTCGACGACGAGTCGGCGGACGCGGCGGCGGTCGCCACGGCGGCGCATCTCGAACGCAAACTCACCGGTTTGCGGCGGGCGCTGGACGCCCTCGAACCGGGCGCCGGAAGCACGTCGGCGGTGCCCTCCCAGAACTGA
- a CDS encoding HAMP domain-containing protein has product MESGAATRGTKTRAKGGQSLNNQRKPRGGTTAVDTAALNRLLAALVSMRDGNFRKRLTVSGDGVMSEIAAVYNEVADRNLHLTGELSRVRRMVGREGKLTERLEIGACEGSWLTAIDASNALVDDLVRPVSEVGRVLSAVAEGDLSPRMELRTQAPDGSGHPLRGEFLKVGRTVNNLVDQLSTFTDEVTRVASEVGTEGKLGGQAKVRGMSGSWKDLTDSVNTMAYRLTAQVRDIALVTTAVAKGDLSRKVTVHVAGEMLELKNTVNTMVDQLSSFSSEVTRVAREVGVEGELGGQAQVPGVAGVWKDLTDSVNLMAGNLTAQVRGIAQVTTAVASGDLSQKVTVSARGEVAQLADTINQMTETLRIFADEVTRVANEVGAEGQLGGQANVPGAAGTWKDLTDSVNTVFRNLTIQVRDIAQVTTAVANGDLSQKVTVDVAGEMLELKNTVNGMVDQLSAFGAEVTRVAREVGVEGELGGQAQVSGAAGTWKDLTDSVNTAFRNLTGQVRNIAQVTTAVANGDLSQKVTVDVSGEMLQLKNTVNTMVDQLSAFADQVTRMARDVGTEGRLGGQAVVPGVSGTWKELTDSVNFMGGNLTSQVRQIAQVTTAVARGDLSQKIDVDARGEILELKNTINTMVDQLSAFADQVTRVAREVGTEGRLGGQAQVPGVAGVWRDLTDSVNGMASNLTGQVRNIAQVATAVARGDLSQKITVDARGEILELKNTLNTMVDQLSSFAEEVTRVAREVGTEGILGGQAEVQGVSGTWKDLTQSVNFMANNLTIQVRNIAEVTTAVAKGDLSKKITVDAKGEILELVSTVNTMVDQLSSFAEQVTRVAREVGTEGILGGQAHVPGVVGIWKDLSDNVNLMANNLTMQVRNISQVASAVANGDLTRTVTIEARGEVAQLADTFNTMVKTLSSFADQVTKVAREVGTDGILGGQARVPGVAGTWKDLTESVNQMASNLTGQVRNIAMVTTAIAKGDLTKKIDIDARGEILELKTTINTMVDQLSSFAEEVTRVAREVGTEGQLGGQARVRDVDGTWRDLTESVNEMAGNLTRQVRAIARVATAVTRGDLNLKIDVDASGEIQELQDYINKMIANLRDTTIANKEQDWLKGNLARISALMQGRRDLADVASLIMSELTPVVSAQHGAFFLAMPLVDGKDVSAGQEDSYELRMLGSYGYSMGSMPTSFRPGEALIGTAAQEKRTILVENAPSGYLKISSGLGEAPPAQVIVLPVLFEGQVLGVIELASFTPFTQIQKDFLNQIAEMIATSVNTISVNTKTEVLLKQSQELTEQLRERSAELENRQKALQASNAELEEKAELLARQNRDIEVKNTEIEEARQVLEERAEQLAVSMRYKSEFLANMSHELRTPLNSLLILAKLLADNADANLTPKQVEFAETIHGAGSDLLQLINDILDLSKVEAGKMDVSPTRIALVQLVDYVEATFRPLTAEKGLDLSVRVSPELPATLHTDEQRLLQVLRNLLSNAVKFTDSGAVELVIRPANADVPVQIREQLLETGSLRDPDADLIAFSVTDTGIGIAASKMRVIFEAFKQADGTTSRKYGGTGLGLSISREIAQLLGGEIHAQSEPGRGSTFTLYLPLHPSELPPQGYQQPMPALEAGELLASENNGLSEVEVETPAEVRSYQETQNGAAALFRRRRRALPEAEQPPQERWSATEQNPVTEARPGIRFGGEKVLIVDDDIRNVFALTSVLEQHGLSVLYAENGREGIEVLEQHDDVTVVLMDIMMPEMDGYATTTAIRRMPQFAGLPIIALTAKAMKGDREKAIESGASDYVTKPVDPDHLLTVMEQWMRGA; this is encoded by the coding sequence GTGGAGTCTGGCGCAGCGACGCGGGGCACTAAGACGCGCGCGAAAGGCGGACAGTCCCTGAACAACCAGCGCAAACCACGCGGCGGCACCACCGCGGTGGACACGGCTGCCCTGAACCGACTGCTGGCGGCTCTGGTGTCGATGCGGGACGGGAACTTCCGTAAGCGGCTCACCGTCTCGGGCGATGGCGTGATGTCCGAGATCGCGGCGGTCTATAACGAGGTCGCCGACCGGAATCTGCATCTGACCGGTGAGTTGTCCCGGGTCCGGCGGATGGTCGGGCGTGAGGGAAAGCTCACGGAACGGCTGGAAATCGGCGCCTGTGAGGGTTCATGGCTGACCGCCATCGACGCCTCCAACGCCCTGGTCGACGATCTCGTACGACCTGTTTCTGAGGTCGGGCGGGTGCTCTCCGCGGTCGCGGAGGGTGATCTGTCGCCGCGCATGGAGCTGCGGACGCAGGCGCCGGACGGGAGCGGGCATCCGCTGCGCGGTGAGTTCCTGAAGGTCGGGCGGACCGTCAACAATCTGGTCGACCAGCTCTCGACGTTCACCGACGAGGTCACGCGTGTGGCCAGCGAGGTGGGCACCGAGGGCAAGCTGGGCGGGCAGGCCAAGGTGCGCGGGATGTCGGGTTCGTGGAAGGACCTGACGGATTCGGTCAACACCATGGCGTACCGGCTGACGGCCCAGGTGCGGGACATCGCGCTGGTGACCACGGCTGTGGCCAAGGGTGATCTGTCCCGGAAGGTCACGGTTCACGTGGCCGGAGAGATGCTCGAACTGAAGAACACCGTCAACACGATGGTGGACCAGCTGTCGTCCTTCTCCTCCGAGGTGACCCGCGTCGCGCGCGAGGTGGGCGTCGAGGGCGAGCTGGGCGGGCAGGCGCAGGTGCCCGGTGTGGCGGGTGTGTGGAAGGACCTCACCGATTCGGTGAACCTGATGGCCGGCAATCTGACGGCTCAGGTGCGCGGGATCGCTCAGGTGACGACCGCGGTCGCCAGTGGTGATCTGTCGCAGAAGGTGACCGTGTCGGCGCGGGGCGAGGTCGCCCAGCTCGCGGACACGATCAACCAGATGACCGAGACGCTGCGGATCTTCGCGGACGAGGTCACGCGCGTGGCCAACGAGGTCGGTGCCGAGGGGCAGCTCGGTGGGCAGGCGAACGTGCCGGGTGCGGCGGGCACGTGGAAGGACCTCACGGACTCGGTCAACACCGTCTTCCGGAACCTGACCATTCAGGTGCGGGACATCGCGCAGGTGACGACGGCGGTGGCCAACGGTGACCTGTCGCAGAAGGTCACCGTCGACGTGGCCGGCGAGATGCTGGAGCTGAAGAACACCGTCAACGGGATGGTGGACCAGCTGTCGGCGTTCGGTGCCGAGGTCACGCGTGTGGCGCGCGAGGTCGGTGTCGAGGGTGAGCTGGGCGGACAGGCGCAGGTGTCGGGCGCGGCCGGTACCTGGAAGGACCTCACCGACTCCGTCAACACGGCGTTCCGGAACCTCACCGGACAGGTGAGGAACATCGCGCAGGTGACGACGGCGGTGGCCAACGGTGACCTGTCGCAGAAGGTCACCGTCGATGTGTCCGGCGAGATGCTTCAGCTGAAGAACACCGTGAACACGATGGTGGACCAGCTGTCGGCGTTCGCGGACCAGGTGACGCGGATGGCCCGGGACGTGGGCACCGAGGGCCGGCTGGGCGGTCAGGCCGTCGTACCGGGGGTTTCCGGTACGTGGAAGGAGCTCACCGACTCCGTCAACTTCATGGGTGGCAACCTCACCTCGCAGGTGCGGCAGATCGCCCAGGTGACGACCGCGGTGGCCCGGGGTGACCTGTCCCAGAAGATCGACGTCGACGCGCGCGGCGAGATCCTGGAGCTGAAGAACACCATCAACACGATGGTCGACCAGCTCTCCGCCTTCGCGGACCAGGTGACCCGGGTGGCCCGCGAGGTGGGGACTGAGGGGCGGCTGGGCGGTCAGGCTCAGGTGCCCGGCGTCGCGGGTGTGTGGCGCGACCTCACCGACTCCGTGAACGGCATGGCGTCCAACCTGACCGGTCAGGTGCGCAACATCGCGCAGGTCGCGACCGCGGTGGCCCGGGGTGACCTGTCCCAGAAGATCACCGTGGACGCGCGCGGCGAGATCCTGGAGCTGAAGAACACCCTGAACACGATGGTCGACCAGCTGTCGTCGTTCGCCGAAGAGGTCACCCGTGTGGCCCGCGAGGTGGGTACCGAGGGCATCCTCGGTGGTCAGGCCGAGGTGCAGGGGGTCTCCGGCACCTGGAAGGACCTCACGCAGTCCGTGAACTTCATGGCGAACAACCTGACCATCCAGGTCCGCAACATCGCCGAGGTCACGACCGCGGTCGCCAAGGGTGACCTGTCGAAGAAGATCACCGTCGACGCCAAGGGCGAGATCCTCGAGCTGGTCAGCACGGTCAACACGATGGTGGACCAGCTGTCGTCCTTCGCCGAGCAGGTGACCCGGGTGGCCCGTGAGGTGGGCACCGAGGGCATCCTGGGCGGGCAGGCCCATGTGCCGGGCGTTGTCGGCATCTGGAAGGACCTCAGCGACAACGTGAACCTCATGGCCAACAACCTGACCATGCAGGTGCGGAACATCTCCCAGGTCGCGTCCGCGGTCGCCAACGGCGACCTGACGCGGACGGTGACGATCGAGGCGCGCGGTGAGGTCGCGCAGCTCGCCGACACCTTCAACACCATGGTGAAGACGCTGAGTTCGTTCGCCGACCAGGTCACCAAGGTGGCCCGCGAGGTGGGTACGGACGGCATCCTCGGCGGACAGGCGCGGGTGCCGGGTGTGGCGGGTACGTGGAAGGACCTCACCGAGTCGGTGAACCAGATGGCGTCCAACCTGACCGGTCAGGTGCGGAACATCGCCATGGTGACCACGGCCATCGCCAAGGGTGACCTGACGAAGAAGATCGACATCGACGCGCGCGGCGAGATCCTGGAGCTGAAGACGACCATCAACACGATGGTCGACCAGCTGTCCTCCTTCGCCGAGGAGGTCACCCGGGTCGCCCGCGAGGTGGGCACGGAGGGGCAGCTCGGCGGCCAGGCACGCGTGCGTGACGTGGACGGCACCTGGCGGGACCTCACCGAGTCCGTGAACGAGATGGCCGGGAACCTGACCCGGCAGGTGCGTGCCATCGCGCGCGTGGCGACCGCGGTGACCCGTGGTGACCTGAACCTGAAGATCGACGTGGACGCGTCCGGGGAGATCCAGGAACTCCAGGACTACATCAACAAGATGATCGCCAACCTGCGCGACACCACGATCGCCAACAAGGAGCAGGACTGGCTCAAGGGCAACCTGGCCCGTATCTCCGCGCTGATGCAGGGCCGCCGCGATCTCGCGGACGTGGCCTCGCTGATCATGAGCGAGCTGACGCCGGTGGTGTCCGCGCAACACGGCGCGTTCTTCCTGGCGATGCCTCTCGTCGACGGCAAGGACGTCAGCGCCGGCCAGGAGGACTCGTACGAACTGCGCATGCTCGGGTCGTACGGCTACTCGATGGGCTCCATGCCGACGTCGTTCCGGCCGGGTGAGGCGCTCATCGGGACGGCCGCGCAGGAGAAGCGGACGATCCTCGTGGAGAACGCGCCCAGCGGGTATCTGAAGATCTCCTCCGGGCTCGGCGAGGCGCCTCCGGCGCAAGTGATCGTCCTTCCCGTGCTGTTCGAGGGCCAGGTGCTCGGCGTCATCGAGCTGGCCTCCTTCACTCCCTTTACGCAGATCCAGAAGGACTTCCTCAACCAGATCGCCGAGATGATCGCGACCAGCGTCAACACCATCTCCGTCAACACCAAGACCGAGGTGCTGCTGAAGCAGTCGCAGGAGCTGACCGAGCAACTCAGGGAGCGCTCGGCCGAGTTGGAGAACCGGCAGAAGGCCCTCCAGGCGTCCAACGCCGAACTGGAGGAGAAGGCCGAGCTGCTGGCCCGGCAGAACCGCGACATCGAGGTGAAGAACACCGAGATCGAGGAGGCGCGGCAGGTCCTGGAGGAGCGCGCCGAGCAACTCGCCGTGTCGATGCGCTACAAGAGCGAGTTCCTCGCCAATATGTCGCACGAGCTGCGGACGCCGCTCAACTCGCTGCTGATCCTGGCCAAGCTGCTCGCCGACAACGCGGACGCCAACCTCACCCCCAAGCAGGTCGAGTTCGCCGAGACCATCCACGGGGCCGGCTCCGACCTGCTCCAGCTCATCAACGACATCCTCGACCTGTCGAAGGTCGAGGCGGGCAAGATGGACGTCTCCCCGACGCGCATCGCGCTCGTCCAGCTCGTCGACTACGTGGAGGCCACCTTCCGGCCGCTGACCGCGGAGAAGGGCCTGGACCTGTCCGTACGGGTCTCGCCCGAGCTGCCCGCCACGCTGCACACCGACGAGCAGCGGCTGCTCCAGGTGCTGCGCAACCTGCTCTCCAACGCGGTGAAGTTCACCGACTCCGGAGCGGTGGAGCTGGTGATCCGGCCGGCCAACGCGGACGTGCCGGTGCAGATCCGCGAGCAGCTCCTGGAGACCGGTTCGCTGCGGGACCCGGACGCCGATCTGATCGCGTTCTCCGTCACCGACACCGGGATCGGGATCGCGGCCAGCAAGATGCGGGTGATCTTCGAGGCGTTCAAGCAGGCCGACGGCACCACCAGCCGCAAGTACGGCGGTACGGGCCTCGGGCTGTCCATCTCGCGGGAGATCGCCCAGCTGCTGGGCGGTGAGATCCACGCCCAGAGCGAGCCGGGGCGCGGGTCGACCTTCACGCTCTATTTGCCGCTGCACCCGAGCGAACTGCCGCCGCAGGGCTATCAGCAGCCCATGCCCGCCCTGGAGGCCGGTGAGCTGCTCGCCTCGGAGAACAACGGGCTGTCCGAGGTGGAGGTCGAGACACCGGCCGAGGTGCGGTCGTACCAGGAGACGCAGAACGGTGCCGCGGCCCTGTTCCGGCGCCGCCGCCGGGCCCTGCCGGAGGCCGAACAGCCGCCTCAGGAGCGGTGGTCGGCGACGGAGCAGAACCCGGTCACGGAGGCGCGGCCCGGGATCCGGTTCGGCGGCGAGAAGGTGCTCATCGTCGACGACGACATCCGTAACGTCTTCGCGCTGACCAGCGTCCTGGAGCAGCACGGGCTGTCCGTGCTGTACGCCGAGAACGGCCGCGAGGGCATCGAGGTCCTGGAGCAGCACGACGACGTGACGGTCGTGCTGATGGACATCATGATGCCGGAGATGGACGGGTACGCGACGACGACGGCGATCCGCAGGATGCCGCAGTTCGCGGGCCTGCCGATCATCGCGCTGACCGCGAAGGCGATGAAGGGCGACCGGGAGAAGGCGATCGAGTCGGGCGCCTCCGACTACGTCACCAAGCCGGTCGATCCCGATCATCTGCTCACGGTCATGGAGCAGTGGATGCGGGGCGCGTGA